The genome window AGGgtggtgggaggggaaggggggctgCAAGGGGACccgcagctgggcagggcaggggaagtgAATTTGTCCCCAGCACGTGAGACAGCACCTTGCTGCAGCGGTATGAGACACCTTGTATCAACTCCCAACCAAAGAAAGAAGTGATGGAGCCGCCAATGCTTGACATGTTGACAATGgcagccttgctgcagctcagccctgagcctgggctcccctgggcagccttcTTCAGCAAGGGCAGAAACGCCTGTGAGgagacagaggggacaggagcacaCATGGAGATggaacagggcaggagagaagCTCCTTCCACAGTGGGCAACACTGACACCAGCACTGGGGTGTCatcctccctcctctttcccagcgccccagcctggctggctccagctcctgagctccagctcatGGCTCCCTGAGCTTCTCATCAACTGAGAACCCATCAGGGCACCAGAGCACTGACAGGAGCCCCTCCCACTGGCCCTTCACTCCCTCTGTGATGTCCAGCTTGAGCACGTGGGAAGGGATCCTTCTGGACCTGTGCTGTAGTGCTGGTGACTCACCTGGCCCATCAGCAGGGGTCCAACTGTGTTGGTGGTGTAAATCTCGGTCATGTCCTGCAGCGTCTCATTATCAAGGGACTGTGCCTTCAAAATTCCGGCATTGTTGATGAGGAGGTtgagcccagagccccccaggtgTTCCCCAAccttggctgcagctgccttgaTGCTGGCAGGGTCGGAGACTTCTGCAGGGCCAACACAGGGGAGGTCAGAGCCTGAGTCCCCATGCTGGAGTCCCCTCTGttcccctggaggtggcagtgCCCGATGGCCCTGCAGGCACCTCCcatggcacagctccctcccagcacgGGCTCCCAgggtgtgcccagctgggcactcaCCAGAGGAACTGGGGCAAAGGACCCGCACCTCGGAGCACCTACCGAGtgggatgatgatgatgttgGGGTGCTTGGAGGCCAAATTCTGTAACTCCTGAAAGAGAGGGCACAGTGTTAGcatggagaggctggaggggctgtgcagaggctcagccattcccagcaaAATCCATGCCACTCCCTCTCTGTCCTGTATCAATTTGTGGCCAacacctgctccagctgccacatCAGTGGGAATCTGTGCCTTCTATACATGCCTTGTGCCATTCTCCCTTCCATGTATCCCATGCACAACTGGTCCTATGGTGTCCCAAGCCAACTGACCTGTGCTGCGGGTGCctgactgcagctccagcccattGCAAACACCATTTCTGATCCAGTCTACCCCTGCCCAGTCTCACCTGTGCTCGCTGTCCCTTGGGGTCCCGACAGCCTGCAAAAATCCATTGTGGTGGGTTTGGCATCCTCAGGAAATGCTGGACAAACCCCAGGCCGATGCCTCGGTTGGCGCCAGTCACCAGAACGGAGCGGACGTGGAGCCCTGCcatgctgccctggctgtggctgcactgCTCTCGcttggctctgccagggcctttTGCTACTTGGTTATCTCACTTGTTCCCAGGAGGACTTGCATCAGCTTGTGGTTCTTGGAAATTCTCTGCCTGCACCTCGATCTCTTGGCTCTGGTCCATACCCATGATCcatttttcctgctggctgtggaatGACGCAACAGGAGCCAAGTGTCCTGCCCAGACAGGGAGTTGCCCTGGGCTAGGTGTCAGGAGTGTTGCTTTATGCTACCAGACCTGAGCCTTTTGATTTTCAGGGCCAGCACTatccctgtccttgctgtgcgACACCCTCTcccacc of Serinus canaria isolate serCan28SL12 chromosome 11, serCan2020, whole genome shotgun sequence contains these proteins:
- the LOC115484039 gene encoding C-factor-like isoform X1, which gives rise to MAGLHVRSVLVTGANRGIGLGFVQHFLRMPNPPQWIFAGCRDPKGQRAQELQNLASKHPNIIIIPLEVSDPASIKAAAAKVGEHLGGSGLNLLINNAGILKAQSLDNETLQDMTEIYTTNTVGPLLMGQAFLPLLKKAAQGSPGSGLSCSKAAIVNMSSIGGSITSFFGWELIQGVSYRCSKAALNMLSKCQSLAYKEHGILCVALHPGWVQTDMGSSAGQVPPVTVDDSVLGMLKVLSSLSEKNTGAYLDWEGNVILW
- the LOC115484039 gene encoding uncharacterized protein LOC115484039 isoform X2; the encoded protein is MAGLHVRSVLVTGANRGIGLGFVQHFLRMPNPPQWIFAGCRDPKGQRAQELQNLASKHPNIIIIPLEVSDPASIKAAAAKVGEHLGGSGLNLLINNAGILKAQSLDNETLQDMTEIYTTNTVGPLLMGQAFLPLLKKAAQGSPGSGLSCSKAAIVNMSSIGGSITSFFGWELIQGVSYRCSKAALNMLSKCQSLAYKEHGILCVALHPGWVQTDMGSSAGQVLADCSLPALLQNMVMAAHSITQNPGSAPALPRI